The window GTTGCCAAAGAGGAGCTTGATACTCTTCTCAAACATGGAGGTACAGTACAGTGAATTCCAGCGATCTAATCCCAATTGTTTAGTACTAGTACTAACATATAGTATTAACAGTTCATAGGGTACTTGTTGTATCCCATTTTGCCAGTGTTTTTCTGACATAGTGGGGCAGGGGGGACTTGCAGTATCAGTGTCTtcttgcatgcatgcatgcttggTATTGATGCTTGAATGATACACAGGCCTCCAGCTAGGTGGCAGCAGTGCTCAAACTAATCAACGGGCTGCCTGTTCAACCCAGTAGAAGAAGTACAAAGGAGCACCGTTAGGCTGAGCGATGGAGGAGTTTCTGACAGATATGGAAGGAAAAATGAAGGCAAGggcagaggcaaggaaaacaaGTGACGATAACCACGATACAAAGACCAGGAAATACTATgatgcatacatactgtagtctAGAAACTCATGGTGCCAGCAACTCCTACAGTGATTTGTACAGAACATTGTCCAGAATGTGCGGGCATAATTTCAAACATATATAACTAACAACAGTAATCACcaaattgcattgcattttcaCCAAAAATTGCATCACAGCAATACAGAAACCAATATATTTCATATGCATTTCCGGGTGGGAGGGTTCTCAATGAAAAGTCACTTCCTATTTCTTGAAGGAGACTAGGTAGAGTgatgaaaagtgtaaaaaaaacggtaaatatttcaacattcgagcacaaaacacaaaacatgtgtcttttaatgttatttttcactgtttttttcacttcattgtTCAAATGTCTCTAAAGTTAAGGGCTTCATGACGGTGATAGTTTGACTCCGGGACATATTATTTTAATGCCCtttatttcctatgagaaacAATGATTGTGGAGCTCGACCTTAGCTGAGTTTTCAGTTGTAAAGCTGTATCTTAATCTCGATGGCCACATttgcaaacacatttaaatctGGAAATATGTTGTTGGCCCCGTGGCTATATTTTGTGTATGTTTATTGCCAATAACAGATACAAAGCAAGGGGCCAGACATATCCAAGTTGCTACAAATTGTCTCTCTCCATGTGATCATGTATAAGACCCACAAGTATGTGCAGGGAAGTAGAATATTTTTGGTCCCTTGTGCTCTGACTGACTCACAGGCTCAATGTGACATCTGCCGCCTttagtctttttatttttactttttgaaaaatcgATGTTGTTCCTACCTAAtctaaattttttttaaccgcCATCGCTGGTTTCTTTATGTGTACGCAGATATGTGCAGTAAGAAGCTGCCTGTGTTGTTCTTTGCAAACAAGATGGATCTACGAGACGCCATGTCTTCCGTCAAGGTCTCCCAGATGTTGTGTTTGGAGAATATCAAAGACAAACCATGGCACATCTGGTAATAATCGAATAAGCACATACTTAACAAACTCGACTGAAGAATGTGGTTAAATATTATTGGTCGGAACAGCGGCATGCACTTGAACCTGACCACCATGTGTTTTGCATCTTGTTTACTCATTAGACAGATGCAAGGCAGATGGATTAAGAGTTAGATTTAAATGTTCAAGATCCAAAAAAAACGTGTGCCACAACGTAATTAAATCCtccacatgtttttttctttcccctccCTCAGTGCCAGCAATGCGATAGAGGGAGAGGGCCTGCAGGAGGGAATGGAATGGCTTCAAGGTAATGTAGTTCCCTTAATCATGCTTACTAGGCTAAAAGATACTACTACTagtattagttttattttaatCGATAATGTCATCTGGATCTTTTTTCCAACACATAGAACAAATTGCACAGTAAGTATCACCGTAGTGTATTGTGTTGAATTGTGCAGTGATTGTTGTATTGTATGTGGTATAGTgtgcattgcaaaaaaaaaaatctatatgcATGTGTGCTACACTATGACAAATAACACAAGTTACCCAAATTAAGATCTTCCCTCACCTGTCTGGTAGATTATTTAATATGTGTCTTGCAAAAATTGAAACCACAagccaaaatactgtatttcctcatataATGGCCTCCTCTCTAATTGACACGATGCCCGATATAGTCGCCGGGTGTATCTTTCACTTAAACAAATGAACGCTTCACCCCAAACAGATGCTCCTTTTGTCCcttcaggaaaaaaataacaggtaGTGGCTCTAGGTTGGAGTAGTTACCTCTACTATGACATCTGAATGCACCacgtttcacttttaatgcagcTCACACTGCCTGCAACACAGACGCCGCACCTGTAAAGCTGAAATTCACAGTGCTTTACGTGCAGCTGCAAAGACAAGGgtgtatttcacattttaagaataactaaaaaaaattgtgtttgcaAAGAACAAGAGAATGGTCTAATGTGACAAGAAGAGAGAGTGCCTCACAAAACTGGGGAGAAAGCAAGTTCGTGAGAAGTTTGAGCTCTTTTAGGGTGCATTGACACTAACCAATATAAACCGTGCTTGGCTATTAAAAAGTCTCGATTGTTTGACTAGTGTCAGCAATGCATACGCCTagccttttttttaacaccgggGTGAGGGaaatatgtaatttttcaaaatatctGCTTTAGTGCGGAGACAGCCTGAGATATCAGTCTCCTTGCATATAAAAATGAACTAGAACCactcaaaataagccaaaaagtCAGAAAGTTGTAGAAATGCCATGAAGTGATAATGTACAAAAAGTATTCTTGGGTAACATATGATTGTAGCACAGTGTGAGTACCAGTTGAGAAAATGATCATAAGCTTtgcattatatacagtactattTTAAGACTCTACCCCCAAATACACGCCTAGTCATCTCCGCAGTTGAGTAAAACAATCTCCGCCCACTTCTGAGGAAACGCAGTAGAATATATTAGAGCGATGCAAGTCGCAAGTAATCACAAGCATAATATGGCAAAAAATACTATGGCCTATGACTATTATATTTACATTGGTAAAATTGTCAAGGTTTGTTTCTGTCCTGAGTTAGCtgactg is drawn from Dunckerocampus dactyliophorus isolate RoL2022-P2 chromosome 9, RoL_Ddac_1.1, whole genome shotgun sequence and contains these coding sequences:
- the LOC129187432 gene encoding ADP-ribosylation factor-like protein 6 isoform X2, whose product is MGLLDKLSGWLGLRKKEVNVLCLGLDNSGKTTIINQLKPANTQAQEIVPTIGFNIEKFKSSSLSFTVFDMSGQSRYRNLWEHYYKESHAIIFVIDSSDKLRMVVAKEELDTLLKHGDMCSKKLPVLFFANKMDLRDAMSSVKVSQMLCLENIKDKPWHICASNAIEGEGLQEGMEWLQGNVVPLIMLTRLKDTTTSISFILIDNVIWIFFPTHRTNCTVSITVVYCVELCSDCCIVCGIVCIAKKKIYMHVCYTMTNNTSYPN
- the LOC129187432 gene encoding ADP-ribosylation factor-like protein 6 isoform X1, translating into MGLLDKLSGWLGLRKKEVNVLCLGLDNSGKTTIINQLKPANNSNLLGPFSEEWKHVSQTQAQEIVPTIGFNIEKFKSSSLSFTVFDMSGQSRYRNLWEHYYKESHAIIFVIDSSDKLRMVVAKEELDTLLKHGDMCSKKLPVLFFANKMDLRDAMSSVKVSQMLCLENIKDKPWHICASNAIEGEGLQEGMEWLQGNVVPLIMLTRLKDTTTSISFILIDNVIWIFFPTHRTNCTVSITVVYCVELCSDCCIVCGIVCIAKKKIYMHVCYTMTNNTSYPN